A genomic segment from Nicotiana sylvestris chromosome 1, ASM39365v2, whole genome shotgun sequence encodes:
- the LOC138869576 gene encoding uncharacterized protein gives MDCRLLQGEVEHSLKQGYLTKLFSENGKQAYMKNRQELPKPPSPKRTVNVISGGEEINGVMYTTAKKVSKITVTHGKRVRQVLEEDSITFDNADADGVLTPHNDALVISLLVHDTNVKRVLIDPGSSVNIILLRVVNEM, from the coding sequence ATGGATTGCAGATTGTTACAAGGTGAAGTAGAACATTCATTAAAACAAGGGTACTTAACTAAATTGTTTAGTGAAAACGGGAAAcaagcatatatgaagaataggcaggaacTGCCAAAACCTCCTTCACCAAAAAGGACGGTTAATGTCATAAGTGGAGGTGAAGAGATCAATGGCGTAATGTATACGACCGCAAAGAAGGTGTCAAAAATTACAGTTACCCACGGGAAGCGAGTTCGACAGGTTTTGGAAGAAGATAGTATTACATTTGataatgcagatgcagatggtgTGCTGACCccgcataatgatgcactggtaatatctttacttgtacatgacactaatgtaaaacgagttttgattgacccAGGTAGTTCTGTTAATATCATTCTGTTGAGAGTGGTAAACGAGATGTAA
- the LOC104231271 gene encoding universal stress protein PHOS34-like yields MAGTQAMIFALDDTDHSFYALEWTLDHFFVTDSVFKLVIVHVKTTPTSVIGLAGPGTTDVLMLVETDIKKTAQRVCEKAKQLCSAKGVTDVEFDVVEGDARNVLCDAVDKHHASVLVMGSHGYGAFKRAVLGSVSDYCSHHARCSVMIVKKPKTKN; encoded by the exons ATGGCAGGGACACAGGCCATGATTTTTGCCCTAGATGACACTGACCACAGCTTCTATGCACTAGAATGGACTCTTGATCATTTCTTTGTCACAGATTCCGTTTTTAAGCTCGTCATTGTTCACGTAAAAACTACTCCAACTTCTGTCATAGGTCTTGCTGGCCCAG GAACAACTGACGTGCTCATGCTCGTGGAAACCGATATTAAAAAGACAGCTCAAAGAGTTTGTGAGAAGGCAAAACAGTTATGCAGCGCTAAAGGGGTGACTGATGTTGAATTTGATGTTGTCGAAGGAGATGCCAGAAATGTGCTGTGTGATGCTGTTGACAAGCACCACGCCTCTGTCTTGGTCATGGGCAGCCATGGTTATGGAgctttcaaaag GGCTGTTTTGGGAAGCGTAAGTGACTATTGCTCTCACCATGCTCGTTGTTCAGTGATGATTGTGAAGAAGCCAAAGACAAAGAATTGA